The following is a genomic window from Acidimicrobium ferrooxidans DSM 10331.
AGGCCGGAACGGGAGTTCTCTGGCTCGAGGATCGGCGGGGTCGACGTATCGGAGTGCCTGTAGAACGGATCGCCTTCGTCGAGCTCGGACCGGATCGGAACCAGCGGTCGGTTGGATTCCGGGCCTAGCCGATCATCCGCATGGGCTTTGACCTGCTCCGCCGCCGGCTGCTGATCATCGCCGGCAAGGGGGGAGTGGGCAAGACGACGCTGGCCGCCTCGCTCGGCCTGCTTGCGGCGTCGCGTGGTCAGCGCACGCTGCTCGTCGAGGTGGATGCGAAGGGAGATCTCGCGGCCCAGGTCGGCGTCGCGAACGCGGGGTTCGAGCCCGTCGAGGCCCGGCGCAACCTGTTCGTCATGGAGATGGACACGCAGGCTGCTCTCGAGGAGTACCTGCGTATCTGGGTGAAGCTCCCGTTCATGGGTCGACTCCCTGGACTCGGGCGCATCTTCGACTTCGTCGCCACGGCGGCACCGGGTGTTCGCGAGCTGCTCGTCGTCGGGAAGATCTGCTACGAGATTCGTGAGGACCACTACGACCTCGTCATCGTCGATCCTCCGGCCAGCGGGCATGTGGTGTCGCAGCTCGGGGTGACGACCGGGGTCGGCGAGCTGATCGGGCGGGGACTGGTGCAGGGGCAGACGTCCTGGATGCTCGAGATCCTCTCGGACCCGGCGCGCTCGCTGGCGGTCCTCGTGGCCACGCCCGAGGAGACGCCGGTCGAGGAGGCCCTCGAGCTCGCCGATCGCCTGCGCGACGAGACGCCGGTGCACCTCGGCGGAGCCTTCCTCAACCGCGTCGTGCCGGTGACGCTCAGCGAGGAGGAGCTCGAGGCGCTCGAGCGCACCGCGGGCCGCGGTCCTTCGGCACTCGGCGCGGTGCTCGGTGCCGCTCGTCTCTCCCAGGGCATTGCTCGGCAGCATGCTCGCAACCGCGCAGTGTTCGCCGATGCGCTCGGCCCCGACGTTCCGCTTCGGGAGCTCCCAGAGCTTTTTGCGACGGTGCCACCATCGCGCCTCGCCGACGAACTCGCTGAGGCGCTCGAGGTGCTCACGTGGTGAGCGAGGCCGTTCGTGCGGTGACGGCGTTCGAGCGCTTGTTCGTCGTCGGGGCTGGTGGCGTGGGCAAGACCACGGTTGGCGCGGGCCTTGCGATCGCGACCGCTGTCGAGCTCGACGTGAGCGTCCTCGTCATCACCGTGGATCCGGCCAAGCGTCTTCAGAGCGCACTCGGTCTCGACCATCTCGATTTGCGTCCCGTGCGGGTGCCGCTCGAGGGACTCGGCGCCAAGGGGCGGCTCGAAGCGGCGAGCATCGACATGAAGCGGACGTGGGATGGGATCATCCGGCGCTGGGCCCCGACTGACGAAGTGCGCGATCGCCTGCTCGCGAGCCCCATCTACGAACACCTGTCGTCGCGCTTCATCGGGTCCTACGATTACGCGGCGGTCGAGGTCCTCGCCGAGGTCCTGGAGGGCGGTTCCTGGGATCTCGTCATCGTCGACACCCCGCCGTCGCGCAACGCGCTCGACATCCTCGATGCGCCTCGCCGGCTGATCGAGTTCTTTCGCTCGGCGCTCCTGAAGCTCCTGACGTTGCCGCGGCGTGCGCGAGCGTTCTCGCTCGCGGCACGCCCGTTCTTCGTGGTCGCCGAGGCGGTGCTCGGCTCGGCCTTCCTCGAGGACGTGACGGAGTTCTTCGCCGATTTTGCGACCCTTGCCGAGCCGCTCACCGAGCGCTCTCGGCGACTCGAACAGGTCCTCGTCGCTCCCGAGACCGGCTTCGCTATCGTGTCGACGCCGCTCGGTCCCTCCACGAGAGAGGCAGACCGGCTCGAGGCCGCCCTGCTCGATCGCGGACTGCGTGTCGCCGTTCGGATCGTGAATCGGTGCTGGCCGCCCGAGGACTTCTCCCCGGCGGCCGAGCAAGCCCTCGGGTGGTTGCGCAGCCCCGAGGGCATCGAGGTGCTGGGCCGCGAACTCGGAGACGACGGGGCGGCCGCACGCGTCGCTGCCGAGCTCGCCGGCCTCTATGCGGAGCTCGAGGGTGCCTGGGCTGCCCGGGCTCCCGAGGGAGCGGGCAGCCTCGAGTTGCCGCTGACCGATGCAGCGTTGACCTCTCCAGAGGCCCTGTGGTCGCTCATCGCAACCGCGAGGATCCGAGGGGTCACCTCCGAGCACGAGTAGCATGGGCGGCGGTGATCGACTACCACCTGCACCTGTGGCCCCATGGTGAGCGCGATCGCGACGTCGTCATCGAGGAGCTTGCTGCGTTCTGTGAACGCGCACAGGGTCGCGGTGTCGACGAGATCGCGATCACGGAGCACTTCTACCGATTTCGCCAGGCTGGCTCGGCGGTCGGTGGCTTCTTCCGGCGCTACCCGGATTCGCCGGTGCGCGCCGAGATGGAGCGCTACTGGGAGGAGAACTCCCGGGCGGATCTCGACGCCTACGTCGAGACGGTGCTTGCGGCCAAGCGCGAGGGCTTGCCGGTCGTCCTTGGTCTGGAGGTCGACTACTACGAGGGCGCCATGGACCGTGTCGCGGCGCTCCTTGCCGGCTACCCCTTCGACGTGCTGCTGGGGTCGGTGCACTGGGTCGGTGCCTGGGCCTTCGACCACCTCTCCGACCCCATCATGATGGCCGAGTGGGAGCGCGTCGGCGTCGAGCCCGCCTGGGCGGCCTACACCCGAAGCCTCGAGGAGCTGGCTGCGAGCGGCGCGGTCGACGTGCTCGCTCACCCGGACCTCATCAAGGTCGCCGGTCACCGACCGGAGGTGCCCGACGAGTACGAGGCGCGTATGGCCGAGGCGGCGCGTGCGTCCGGCATGGTTGCCGAGGTGTCCTCGGCCGGTGCGCGCAAGCCCGTCGGCGAGATCTACCCGTCGCCGTCGCTCCTCGCTCGGTTCGTGGCGGCGGGCGTGCCATTGACGACGGCGTCGGATGCCCATGGGCTCGGAGACGTGGCCGATCGATCGAGCCAGCTGCGAGCCACGCTCGAGGCGGCAGGCGTGAGCGAGCTCGCAGCCTTCCGGGCGCGGCGGCGTCAGTCGGCACTCCTCTAGGCTCGATGACCGAACTCACCGCCGTGGGTCGGCTCGACCAGGCCGAGCGGACGGCGCTGCGTGAGATCTTGCGGTTCTGGGGATTCCTGGCCGACCTCGCGTTCTCGGACCTGTTCATCGCCCTGCCCGACGGGGACGACTTCGTCGTCGTGGCCCAGGTCCGTCCGGCGACCACCCAGACCATTCACCCGGGCGACCTGATCGAGACTCGCCTCGGTCCCGACGAGGCGCGACACCTCGCCGAGGCGATGGAGGCGAGGGTCATGGCGACCGTGGATCGCTCCGACGGGACTCGCCTCATCCGCTCCGCCGCGTTGCCGCTCGCCATCGAGGGGCATCTGCCCTACGGGGTGCTGGTGCGAGAGCGCCTCGTCGAGCACTATCGCACCACCGGCGAACTCGAGGCAACCTACAAGGCGCTCTACGAGCGCTTCAGCCGGATGATGGTCCAGGGCCGTTTTCCGTATCCCCAGAGCGACGTCGAAGAGGCGCCGCGCGTCGGCGACGGTGTGCTCGTGCTCGATCGCGCTGGCCGCATCACGTTCTTGTCGCCGAACGCGACGAGTGCGCTCCATCGCCTCGGCGC
Proteins encoded in this region:
- a CDS encoding DUF3107 family protein gives rise to the protein MQVRIGIAQSPRELELELAEESDQAAVAQAVDAAIEAGTGVLWLEDRRGRRIGVPVERIAFVELGPDRNQRSVGFRA
- a CDS encoding histidinol-phosphatase, giving the protein MIDYHLHLWPHGERDRDVVIEELAAFCERAQGRGVDEIAITEHFYRFRQAGSAVGGFFRRYPDSPVRAEMERYWEENSRADLDAYVETVLAAKREGLPVVLGLEVDYYEGAMDRVAALLAGYPFDVLLGSVHWVGAWAFDHLSDPIMMAEWERVGVEPAWAAYTRSLEELAASGAVDVLAHPDLIKVAGHRPEVPDEYEARMAEAARASGMVAEVSSAGARKPVGEIYPSPSLLARFVAAGVPLTTASDAHGLGDVADRSSQLRATLEAAGVSELAAFRARRRQSALL
- a CDS encoding ArsA family ATPase; translation: MGFDLLRRRLLIIAGKGGVGKTTLAASLGLLAASRGQRTLLVEVDAKGDLAAQVGVANAGFEPVEARRNLFVMEMDTQAALEEYLRIWVKLPFMGRLPGLGRIFDFVATAAPGVRELLVVGKICYEIREDHYDLVIVDPPASGHVVSQLGVTTGVGELIGRGLVQGQTSWMLEILSDPARSLAVLVATPEETPVEEALELADRLRDETPVHLGGAFLNRVVPVTLSEEELEALERTAGRGPSALGAVLGAARLSQGIARQHARNRAVFADALGPDVPLRELPELFATVPPSRLADELAEALEVLTW
- a CDS encoding ArsA family ATPase produces the protein MSEAVRAVTAFERLFVVGAGGVGKTTVGAGLAIATAVELDVSVLVITVDPAKRLQSALGLDHLDLRPVRVPLEGLGAKGRLEAASIDMKRTWDGIIRRWAPTDEVRDRLLASPIYEHLSSRFIGSYDYAAVEVLAEVLEGGSWDLVIVDTPPSRNALDILDAPRRLIEFFRSALLKLLTLPRRARAFSLAARPFFVVAEAVLGSAFLEDVTEFFADFATLAEPLTERSRRLEQVLVAPETGFAIVSTPLGPSTREADRLEAALLDRGLRVAVRIVNRCWPPEDFSPAAEQALGWLRSPEGIEVLGRELGDDGAAARVAAELAGLYAELEGAWAARAPEGAGSLELPLTDAALTSPEALWSLIATARIRGVTSEHE